From the genome of Xiphophorus hellerii strain 12219 chromosome 11, Xiphophorus_hellerii-4.1, whole genome shotgun sequence, one region includes:
- the LOC116729003 gene encoding V-set and immunoglobulin domain-containing protein 10-like 2, protein MVAKLLGLAFLYLTTGPFTFSAHGTSVYPVPTSSVKINPNWEVVYQDTDVYGVVGKAVILECGTSVPDIYIWSFTKPGTDAIKAVVYNLGKGPRIQQFAETLGHLTIISNSAAVSIEKLPLAAHGLFTCQAFYNIDKEPVVYYYYVHLNVRVPVSKPYLLLSDVSPVEGSTMWMRCNLENGTGPIQYVWQHETHSGNITVVAQGSSNLINITDINRNHTGWYRCVATNAVNSESSNRLWLDTIYGPDIPRIDVTPYSITERGYSALERETVSLMCQAPSNPASQYVWFYNNSQVYSGPQYTITKILRMHTGDYACLAQNTYLNTRSKKTISLTVYYPPDGSPSCSVEAALNHTALKLLCVWAGGFPSPSLDWTGDLVQAGKTQVDAEQQTNLQSGTAIILPSGSVTPNSLFRCVGSHPALKQTTECNTRTYIPPAEPVCFAYVTNTQQYLMLSCSWDGGAPKALVWWEGPGGQSKGGQENSNILILRYGTARSGKPYTCYAKHPLLVEAKSCRLTLEAPVLLTQRRVISVYEGSDVQLTCNLRANYLPANDITWFNNQGVDVRDTSKYMLLQTSAWANLTVRETDEMQDSGEYRCSTSNAVGGAEINVTLVVKRYPMPPNATLIRATYNSRQRNEVELEWQVDGTEETGGWTGFHVEHQLVSERPNKRRSSNISQLQLERIASQDWYRTIIQDPGSRSHTVRGLTPTVTYQFRITPINHRTIGHPSPTKTPAEPRNSMYPAVIGAAIGGMLFAAILTVLLLMYIIRNRNNNPRLHDMLFGMQHSQSRENINFPEDEMVRGSDGGIEDIGGLSTAGPAVSIPRASSPLTASPRSATPTPTSQAPPSGDDNEPVSVTITVKAAES, encoded by the exons ATGGTGGCCAAACTGTTAGGGCTGGCCTTTCTTTATCTCACGACCGGTCCATTCACCTTCTCTGCACATG GCACGTCAGTGTATCCTGTCCCAACTTCATCTGTAAAGATCAATCCAAACTGGGAGGTGGTCTACCAGGACACTGACGTTTATGGGGTGGTGGGCAAAGCCGTGATCCTGGAGTGTGGCACCAGCGTGCCTGACATCTACATATGGAGCTTCACCAAGCCCGGCACTGACGCCATCAAAGCAGTGGTGTATAATCTGGGGAAAGGGCCGAGGATCCAGCAGTTTGCTGAAACACTTGGACACTTGACCATCATCTCAAACAGtgcagcagtgagcattgagaAACTGCCTCTGGCTGCTCATGGCCTGTTCACCTGCCAGGCCTTCTACAATATCGACAAGGAGCCTGTAGTCTACTATTACTACGTTCACCTCAATGTCAGAG TCCCCGTCAGTAAGCCGTATCTGTTGCTAAGCGATGTGTCTCCGGTGGAAGGCTCCACAATGTGGATGCGATGCAACCTGGAAAACGGGACCGGGCCAATCCAGTACGTATGGCAGCACGAAACCCACAGTGGCAACATCACGGTGGTGGCCCAGGGAAGCAGCAACCTCATCAACATAACGGACATCAACAGAAACCACACTGGCTGGTACCGCTGTGTGGCCACCAATGCCGTCAACAGTGAGAGCTCTAACCGCTTATGGCTGGACACCATCT ATGGTCCTGACATCCCCCGGATAGACGTGACTCCGTACAGTATAACAGAGCGGGGTTACTCAGCGTTGGAGAGAGAGACTGTTTCACTGATGTGTCAAGCCCCGTCCAATCCAGCCAGTCAGTACGTCTGGTTCTACAACAACTCCCAGGTCTACAGTGGGCCGCAGTACACCATCACCAAGATCCTTCGCATGCACACAGGAGACTACGCCTGCTTGGCCCAGAACACATACCTGAACACCCGCTCCAAAAAAACCATCAGCCTGACTGTCTACT ACCCTCCTGACGGTTCCCCCTCCTGCTCCGTGGAGGCCGCTCTGAATCACACTGCTCTGAAGCTGCTCTGCGTCTGGGCCGGGGGATTCCCCTCCCCGTCCTTGGACTGGACCGGAGATCTGGTGCAGGCAGGAAAAACCCAGGTGGACGCAGAACAACAAACTAATCTACAAAGTGGCACTGCCATCATTCTGCCCTCTGGGAGCGTGACCCCTAACAGCTTGTTCAGATGTGTGGGCTCCCATCCTGCTCTGAAACAAACTACAGAGTGCAACACACGGACAT ACATTCCTCCTGCAGAACCGGTGTGTTTTGCCTACGTCACAAACACTCAGCAATACCTGATGCTGTCCTGCTCCTGGGATGGAGGGGCCCCAAAGGCCCTAGTGTGGTGGGAGGGACCAGGGGGCCAAAGCAAAGGAGGACAAGAAAACTCCAACATCCTGATCCTCCGTTATGGGACGGCCCGAAGTGGGAAACCGTACACCTGCTACGCTAAACACCCACTTCTGGTGGAAGCAAAGAGTTGTAGGCTCACACTGG AGGCCCCGGTGTTGTTGACGCAGCGCAGAGTCATCTCTGTGTACGAGGGGAGTGACGTTCAGCTCACCTGCAATCTGAGAGCCAATTACCTTCCAGCCAATGACATCACCTGGTTCAACAACCAGGGCGTGGATGTCCGAGACACGTCGAAGTACATGCTGCTGCAAACGTCTGCCTGGGCCAACCTGACTGTGAGAGAAACCGATGAGATGCAGGACAGCGGAGAGTACAGATGCTCCACTTCAAACGCAGTGGGAGGCGCTGAGATCAACGTCACTCTGGTGGTCAAGA GATACCCCATGCCACCCAATGCAACCCTGATCAGAGCGACGTACAACAGCCGACAGCGTAACGAGGTGGAGCTGGAGTGGCAGGTCGACGGTACGGAGGAGACTGGAGGATGGACTGGTTTCCATGTGGAGCACCAGTTGGTGTCTGAGCGACCAAACAAGAGACGGAGCAGCAATATTtcacagctgcagctggagaggATTGCCTCCCAAGACTGGTACCGTACCATCATCCAGGATCCAGGCAGCAGGAGTCACACAGTTCGAGGACTGACTCCGACCGTTACCTACCAGTTCCGCATAACACCCATCAACCACCGCACCATCGGACACCCGTCTCCAACAAAAACTCCAG CGGAACCACGCAACAGCATGTACCCCGCTGTGATCGGAGCAGCGATAGGCGGGATGCTCTTCGCAGCCATTCTCACAGTCCTGCTGCTCATGTACATAATCCGCAACCGCAACAACAACCCCA GACTGCATGACATGCTGTTTGGCAT gCAGCACAGCCAGT